In the genome of Longimicrobium sp., the window ACCTCCACGAAGCCCGGATCCTCGCCCTCCGTGTTGGCGCCACGGACGCGGATCTCGACGACGCCGGCCTCGGTGAACTTCACGGCGTTGGAGACGAGGTTCAGGAAGAGGCGCCGCAGCGAGCCCGCCGCGCCGTGCACGATCACCGACTCCGGCGCATCCAGCCGCACCGCCACCGGCTTCCCTTCCGCCAGCGCCTCGCCGATGTCCTGCACGTCGCGCAGCACGGCCACGAGGTCGACCGGGGCGGTGGGGCGGGGGACGGAGGCTTCCTCGCCGCGGGCCAGCGTCAGCAGGTCCTCCACCAGCGCCAGCATCGAGCGCGTCTCCTCCAGGATCTCGCCCATCGTGTCGCGCAGCTCCTCCGGCGAGCGGGGGCGGGCGAGGGCCACCTCCGCCGTGCCGCGGATGGCGGTGAGCGGGGTGCGCAGCTCGTGGCTGGCGTCGGCGGTGAAGCGGCGCAGGGCCTCCACGGCGCGCTGCAGGCGACCGAGCATGCCGTTGTACGCCTGGGCCAGCTCGCGAAGCTCGGCGGGGTGCTCCGGCTCGTCCACGCGGCGGTCCAGCGCGGCGATGCCGATCTCGCGCGAGGCGGCCACTAGGCGGTTGAGCGGCTTCAGGAGGCGGTTGGCGACCGACCACCCCGCCAGCGCCGCCGCGATCCCCGTGAGCGGGATCAGGAAGAGCGCGATGAGGGAGAAGGCACGCAGCGCCTTCTTCTCCACGTCGCCGGTGCGCGCGACCACGATGTCCACTTCCTGGCCCGTGATCAGGCGGGTGCGGCGGCGCAGCGTCTCCACGTCGCCGATGCTGGAGGGGATGCGGTCCTCGATCACCTCCACGCGGGGGATGTTGGACGGGGCCACGAGCTGTTCCGCCGCCGCCGCCGTCTGCCGGAGCGACTGCGTGCCCGTGCGGGCGAGCGACTGCCGCAGGATGGCGTAGGTGATCCCCGCGAACAGCGTCAGCGACGCCAGCAGGATCACCGAGTAGCCCACGACCAGCTCGCGCCGCAGCGAGGTACGGTTCATTCGGCCCGCTCCGGGGTGCGGATCGCGTAGCCCACGCCGCGCACGGTGTGGATCAGCTCCGGCTCGCGTCCCAGCTTGTTGCGAAGCGCGTTCACGCAAACGTCCACGATGTTGGTCCCAGGGTCGAAGCGGATTCCCCAGACGTGCTCCATCAGCGTGGCGCGCGAAAGGGGGCGGTCCGCGTTGCGGAGGAGGTACTCCAGGAGCGAGAACTCGCGCGGCGTCAGCTCCACCGACGTGCTGCCGCGGCGCACTTCACGGGTGGCCGGGTCCATCTCCAGGTCGCCCACGCGCAGCACGGCGGGGGCGCCGGCCACGCGCCTGCGCAGCAGGGCTCGCAGGCGGGCCGTCAGCTCGCTGAAGTCGAATGGCTTCGTCAGGTAGTCGTCCGCCCCGGAGTCCAGCCCCTCCACCTTGTCCTCCGTGCGGTCGCGCGCCGTGAGCATCAGCACGGGGAGCGCGACGCCGGACGCGCGCAGGTCGCGAACCAGGTCGAAGCCGGAGCGGCCCGGGATCATCACGTCCACCACCGCCGCGTCGAAGCCCTGCGTGCGCGCCTTGTCGAAGGCGGAGTCGCCGTCGGCCGCCGTTTCCACGATGTACCCCTCCTCGCGCAGCCCCTTCGCCAGGAATGCCAGGATCCGCGGGTTGTCTTCTACGATCAGGATGCGCATGGGGAGAGTCGGTCGCGGGGGGACGCCCGGCGCGTCCGGGCGTTGTCGCATGCGTATACCCGCGCGCGCGCCGCGAAGGGCCACTCCAGCATGCGGATTAACTCTCCTTAATCGACGCTTAACCCACGACTAACCGGGCGCATGAACTCCTGGAACGGGTGATGTGTAAATTTACCCACGACGCCGCGGACCGGGTGCGGCGCCGGGCACCTCGAACCCCATGTATGACCCATGAACAGCTACGTTCGCAAGCTCGCCATCCCCACCACGCTCGTCGTCGGCCTCGGAGCGGGGCTGACGCTGGCGGACGCGGCGCAGAATCCGCTGCCCGACCTGATGGCCCAGAGCGGCCCGCTCGCCGCCGCGCCCACCGCGCCGGTGGTGCGCGCCGCGCCGTCCGCCGACGCGCTGTCGGGAGCCTTCCGCGCCGCCAGCAGCGCCGCGCTGCCGTCCGTCGTCTTCATCCAGGTGGAGTCCGCCGCGCGGCAGGTCAACGCGCAGATCCCGCCCGAGATGCGTGGCACTCCCTTCGAGGACTTCTTCCGCGGCCCGCAGCGCTCCGGGCCCACGCAGTCGTCCGGCTCCGGCTTCATCGTCTCCGCGGACGGCTACGTCATCACCAACAACCACGTGGTGGACGGCGCGACGCGCGTCAAGGTGGTGATGAACGACCGCCGCGAGCTCGACGCGCGAGTCGTGGGGCGCGACGCCAACACCGACATCGCCGTCCTCAAGGTCGACGCCAAAAACCTCCCCGTGGTGCGCCTGGGCGACTCCGACGCGCTGGAGACCGGCGACTGGGTGCTCGCCCTGGGCTATCCGCTCTCGCTGGGCCAGACGACCACGGCCGGCATCGTGAGCGCCAAGGGCCGCAACCTGGGGATCATGGGCCGCAACACCGAAGCCACCTCGCCGCTGGAGCACTTCATCCAGACGGACGCGGCCATCAACCCCGGCAACTCCGGCGGCCCGCTGGTCGATCTGCAGGGTCGCGTGGTGGGCGTCAACTCGGCCATCGCGTCGCCCACCGGCTATTACTCCGGGTACGGCTTCGCGGTGCCCATCGACCTCGCCAAGCGCGTGGCGGACGACCTGATCCGCTTCGGCGTGGTGCACCGTCCCATGCTCGGCGTGGAGATCCGCGACGCCGCACCGGCCGACGCCGAGGTGTTCGGCCTGCGCGCTCCCGAGGGCGCCGTCATCAGCAGCGAGCCCAAGGCCGGCGCCCGCGACGCCGGGCTGCGCCTGGGCGACGTGATCGTCTCGGTGGACGGCGGCACCGTCCGCAACACGGGCGACCTGATGGAGCAGGTGATGCGCAAGCAGCCGGGCGACGAGGTGGTGCTGGAGGTCGTCCGCTACGGCCGCCGCCAGCGCGCCACGGTGAAGCTGGCCGCCTTCGACTCGCCGCGCGCCGAGCGCTCCGGCACCGCCGCCCCCGCCGCCACCGGCGACGCGACGGACCGCCTGGGCTTCGCCGCCGCCCCGGTGACGCCGATGATCGCGCAGCAGCTCCGCCTCCCCTCCGCCGAGGGCGTCGTGGTGACGGGGGTGGACCCCTCCGGCCCGAGTG includes:
- a CDS encoding trypsin-like peptidase domain-containing protein; the encoded protein is MNSYVRKLAIPTTLVVGLGAGLTLADAAQNPLPDLMAQSGPLAAAPTAPVVRAAPSADALSGAFRAASSAALPSVVFIQVESAARQVNAQIPPEMRGTPFEDFFRGPQRSGPTQSSGSGFIVSADGYVITNNHVVDGATRVKVVMNDRRELDARVVGRDANTDIAVLKVDAKNLPVVRLGDSDALETGDWVLALGYPLSLGQTTTAGIVSAKGRNLGIMGRNTEATSPLEHFIQTDAAINPGNSGGPLVDLQGRVVGVNSAIASPTGYYSGYGFAVPIDLAKRVADDLIRFGVVHRPMLGVEIRDAAPADAEVFGLRAPEGAVISSEPKAGARDAGLRLGDVIVSVDGGTVRNTGDLMEQVMRKQPGDEVVLEVVRYGRRQRATVKLAAFDSPRAERSGTAAPAATGDATDRLGFAAAPVTPMIAQQLRLPSAEGVVVTGVDPSGPSAAQLMPGFRIERFNGREIRTIAELRSAMEGVRPGAVVSLVGRRPDGTQTIVNFRARS
- a CDS encoding response regulator transcription factor, encoding MRILIVEDNPRILAFLAKGLREEGYIVETAADGDSAFDKARTQGFDAAVVDVMIPGRSGFDLVRDLRASGVALPVLMLTARDRTEDKVEGLDSGADDYLTKPFDFSELTARLRALLRRRVAGAPAVLRVGDLEMDPATREVRRGSTSVELTPREFSLLEYLLRNADRPLSRATLMEHVWGIRFDPGTNIVDVCVNALRNKLGREPELIHTVRGVGYAIRTPERAE
- a CDS encoding ATP-binding protein — translated: MNRTSLRRELVVGYSVILLASLTLFAGITYAILRQSLARTGTQSLRQTAAAAEQLVAPSNIPRVEVIEDRIPSSIGDVETLRRRTRLITGQEVDIVVARTGDVEKKALRAFSLIALFLIPLTGIAAALAGWSVANRLLKPLNRLVAASREIGIAALDRRVDEPEHPAELRELAQAYNGMLGRLQRAVEALRRFTADASHELRTPLTAIRGTAEVALARPRSPEELRDTMGEILEETRSMLALVEDLLTLARGEEASVPRPTAPVDLVAVLRDVQDIGEALAEGKPVAVRLDAPESVIVHGAAGSLRRLFLNLVSNAVKFTEAGVVEIRVRGANTEGEDPGFVEVQVRDTGSGIAPEELPRVFDRFYRADAARERSGGTGLGLAIVRMIVDQHEGEIHAASTPGTGSIFTVRLPVARVTALVRPEPEALGRVA